Below is a genomic region from Streptomyces sp. NBC_00461.
GCGGCGCTCGGCACGGTCACCGGTCCGGTGCGGTCCAGGCCGAGCAGATGCAGCGTCTTCAGCGTCTCGATGAACTCCCGGCCCAGGCCGTACTTGAAGGTGACCCGGCGCGCTTGAACCCAGCGCGGCACGAGCAGCACCTCCTCGTGCTCCACGTTCACGCACTCCACGGGACCGATCCCCTCGGGGAAGTCGAACACCTCGGGCTCGCTGAACGGCTCGGTGGTGAACCAGCCTCGGTCGGCTTCGTAGACGACGGGCGGGTTGAGGCACTCCTCGATGGTGGTCCAGATGCTGAAGGAGGGAGCGAAGTCGTAGCCGTCGACGGTGAGGTTCGCGCCGTCACGGATGCCGATCTCCTCGATCTCGTCGAAGAGTTCGTCGGCCGCGAACCGCGCGAACACGTCCGACAAGCCGGGCTCCACGCCCATGCCGACGAGAGCCAGTGCGCCCGCCTTCTCCCACTCCTCGGCCTGCGCGAACTGGTCGTCGCCGAGCTTCACGCCGCACTCCTCGTAGGGCCGCTCGGCGTGCGGGTGCGACAGCGACATCGCCATGTCGAGATAGGTGGCGCCGGCCCTGCGCGCGGCTCGGAACAGCGGCATCACGAAGCGCGGGTCGGTGGCGTTGAGGAGCACGTCGCAGTCGTGCCGGCCCAGCAACTCCGCCACCGCCTCCTCGTCGCCGGCGTCGACGCGCTCGGCACGGAAGCGGGCCCCCTCGCCGCCGAGGGCGGCGACCGCGGCCTCGGCCCGCGCCGGGTCGTAGTCGGCCACGACCATCGCGTCGAAGAACGACCGCCTGGCGGCGATCCGGGTAACGGCGGTGCCGACCCCGCCGGCGCCCACGAGCAGTACACGCATGACAGATCTCCCTGTCCTTAAGGACCGATGGGTCCTGAAGACCGATGAGTGTCCTGAGGACCGATGACTGTCCTGAGGATCGATGACGAGGGGCCCCTGCCGGAGATACAACGCGGCCGACTCACGTAAGGTCAATGGCGTTGGCATAAGGCGAAAGGTCGTGTCGTGCCCAAACCGGTCGTGCCCGAGGAGAAGCGGCGCAGGCGCCGGCCCACGAAGAGCGGCACCGTGCTGTCCGAGCGGCTGATCGTCGAGACCGCGCTGCGGATGCTGCGCGAACACGGCAGCGCGGGCCTCACCGCCCGCCGCCTCGGTCTGGCCCTGGACGCCGACCCGAGCACCCTCTACCGCTACTTCAGCGGCATGGATGACCTGACCCTCGCCATCGGTGACGCGCTCATCGGCGAGGCGCTCGACGGCTGGCGGCCGACGGGGGAGTGGCGGGCGGACCTGCGCGCCGTCGGCCTGCGTATCCACGCCGCCTACGTCGCCCACCCGCAGGCGGCGGTGCTGACCACGAGCCGGGTCACCGGCCGCACCAACGAACTGGCCGCCGACGAGGCCGTCCTGGACATCCTGCGCACGGCCGGCTTCCCGCTCCCGGACACCGTCCGCATCTACCACGCCTTCATCGACCAGACGCTGGCCTTCGCCGCTCTCGACGCCGCCTCCCTGGCCCTGCCGAGCGACGCCCTGCGGGCCGACGAGACCATGTGGCGCTCGACCTATGCCCACCTGCCCCGCACCACCCACCCGCGCATCGCCGAGGCAGCGCCCCTGCTGGCGGCCCGCATGGTCGACAGCGCGTATCCGACGGCACTGGAGATGCTGCTCGACAACGCGGCGGCACAGCTGGAGTCCCTCGGGGCTCGCGGGACGGACCGGTCGACGGACCGGTCGCCGCGACGATGATCACGCCCGGTGCCCTGCTCGTCGCAGGGCCTGAGATCCACGACCTGAGCATGCGCGTCCCGAACTCCCGGACGGTGCTGGGATAGTGAACCCCCGACCCGAAAGATGTATCGAGCAACCAGGAAGCCCGTGGACACCAGCGAGAGCAGCACCGAACCGCAGACACCGGACCCGGTCGCGGCCGACCCACCCCGGCGCGGCTGGCGCCGCTGGGCCATGGACACCCGCCCCCTGCGCATCCCGGCCTACCGCCGCCTCTGGTCCTCCACGATCGTCACCGCCGTCGGCAGCCAGCTCACCGCGGTCGCCGTACCCAAGCAGATCTACGACATCACCGGGTCCTCGGCGTGGGTCGGTGCCGCGAGCCTCGCCGGCCTGCTCCCGCTGATCGTGTTCGCACTGTGGGGCGGCGCGGTCGCCGACAGCATGGACCGCCGAAAGCTGCTGCTGATCACCAACAGCGGCATCGCCGTCACCTCGCTGCTGTTCTGGCTCCAGGCCTTCGCCGGGCTGGAGTCCGTGGTCGCGCTCATGGTCCTGCTCGCCGTGCAGCAGGCGTTCTGGGGCCTGAACGCCCCCGCGCGCAACGCCTCCATCGCCCGTCTGGTGCCGGAGGGACAGTTGCCCGCCGCCAACGCCCTCGGCTCCACCGTCATGCAGACCGGACAGGTCGTCGGACCGTTGCTCGCCGGCGCCCTCATACCCGTCATCGGCCTGCCCGAGCTGTACCTGATCGACGCCGTCGCACTCTGCGTGACGGTGTGGGCGGTGTACAAGCTGCCCACCTTGCCGCCCCGGGCGGGATCCACGACGCGTCGCGCCGGCGTGCGGGAGATCGCGGAGGGGTTCCGCTACATCTCCATGCACAAGGTGCTGCTGCTGTCCTTCCTCGCCGACATCATCGCGATGGTCTTCGGCATGCCACGCGCCCTGTTCCCGCAACTCGCCGCGCAGACCTTCGGTTCCTACGGCGAAGGGCTCGCGCTGGGCCTGCTCTTCGCGGCGATCCCCATCGGCGCCGTGCTGGGCGGACTGTTCTCCGGCACCTTCTCCCGGGCCCGCAGGCACGGCTGGATGGTGATCGGCGCGGTCGTCGCCTGGGGCGCAGCGATCACCGGCTTCGGACTCAGCGGCAACCTGTGGCTCGCCGCGGCGTTCCTCGCCCTGGCCGGGGTCGCCGACATGGTCTCGATGGTCTTCCGCGGGGCGATCCTGCTGTCCGCCGCCACCGACGAGATGCGCGGCCGTATGCAGGGCGTCTTCACGGTCGTCGTCGCGGGCGGACCGCGTCTGGCCGATGTCCTGCACGGCACCGCGGGCTCGGCCCTCGGTCCGCGCACAGCGGTCGCCGGCGGCGGCCTCCTCGTCGTCGCCGTGATGCTGTCCCTGGCCGCCGCGGTCCCGGCACTGCGCCGCTACCGAATCTGACCCCCATGCCCCCCAGTGCCCGAACTCCGGCCCCGAGGCGGCCCAGTGCCCCGCCAGGGCCCAGAGGGGCCTAGAAGGCGCTGCGCCGGCTGATCGAGTGCTGCTCCATGAGCTTGCCGCGGGTCGTCTCCAGCCGGTGCGCGAGGATCTCGGCGACGTTGCGCACGAGCGCGAGCCCGAGGTGCGTGTCCTCCTCGCACAGGCGCAGCACCGCCGCCGCCTCGAACTCGTAGGCGCGCACAGGGCTGAAGGCCTCCGCGCCGAAGTCCCACTCGTGCGGCGGGAACAGCCAGGACCAGCCGAGCAGATCGCCCGCGCCGAGGCTCGCGACCGTCACCCGCTGCAGCGAGTTGACCCGCTGGTCGAGGGAGACGGCGCCCGAGCGGATGACCCAGAAGCGGTCGGCCCTGCCGCCCGCCTCGAAGATCCGGGTGTCCTCCGGGAAGGAGACCTCCCGCGCGAGCGCCATCAGGCTCTGGCGCTGCGGCGGGGGAAGAGCGGTCAGCAGTTTTATCGCTTTGGTCATGACGCGGGGCTCCTCGCCGAGGATCGGTTCCGGTGCTTTCCCTACGCCCATTTCAGCCGCTGCGGACGCCCCGGGCACCTCGGCGGACGGCAGTTCTCGCACAGCACCCCGAAGACAGGAAAAAGCCCTGGCTGGACGGGGGAGACCAGCCAGGGCCGTAAGCGGTGGCGTCGGAGGACAGTACGGTCGACTCCGTCACCACGTATGAATGAACCGTAAACCATCTACCGGGGTTTTCGCGCCCCCAGAACGGGCCAAGTGACCGGTTTCACTCCGGGGCCCTTCGCCGGCCGCCCCCGCGCGCTCGGTTCGGTGCCCACCCGGCGGCTCCCCACCCGCAGGTCAGGTCCCATCGGCACGCTTGCCCGGGGTCAGGATCTCGTCCAGTACGCACAGGACCGCCTCGTAGGTCAGAGTCCTTACGGCGGCCTCGTGCGCCGCCTCCGGATCGGTCGCCCGCAGGCCTTCACCCCGCGTCCGCCACGCCCGCTCCTCTCGCTGCGCGCAGTCCCGCGCACGCCGGATGCGGCGCAGCAGCTCGTCTGAGTCCACGACATCGGTCATGGCATCCGCCTACCCACGTTTCTCACTCCGATGGCCTGGATCCCGCATCCGGCCGGGAGGTTTGGCAAGGCCCGTCCCGGTGAGCCGATGAGAAGAGACCTGTGGTGCTCGCGCAGCTGGAGTCGGAATCGCTGCGCGAGCGGGAAACTGCTGTGCCCATCAGGCATCGGCCCGGACACGGCGGCCGCAGGTGTCGCCGGGGCCCGCTTTCCTCCCCCGCACACGGAGGCCGGGTTCTTCACCGATCAGGGGAGCCAGGCGATGTGCGAGGAGCACCGGACCGAACCCGCCCTCGAACGACCGGGCGCGCAGCAGACACGGCCCTCACGGTGGTGCAAACCCGCCGAGGCGCGAAGGGCGGTCGAGCGCGCTGTCACCGAACGCTGCCGGCTCACACACACCACCTGTGATCCGGAGGCCCTGTGTGACGCCCTGCTCGTCGCCACGGAGCTGACGACCAACGCCATCCTGCACGGCGGAGGCGTCACCGACTTCAGCGTCGACGTCCTCGGCACGGGCGTACGCGTCTCGGTGTGCGACCGCAGCGACCGGCTGCCCGTGTCGAGGCAGCCCGCCGACCCCCTGCGACGACAGCACCCCGGCGGCCACGGCTGGCCCATCGTCTGCCGCCTGGCCCGGGACGTACGGGTGTCCGAGCTGCCCGCCGGCGGCAAGTGCATCACCGCCGTGGTCGCCCTGGACTGAACGCTTTTTCGCAGGTGCGGTTTGTTCCCACGTGGGCAGGGCATACGGACGTTCGTGCTTCGGACCGGAGGCGCCCCAGCGGGAGTGGTATCGCTACCCCGGGCCCCTTCAGTCGGTCCGGACGGCGATCCTCCCGCGGTATGTCCCTGAAACCCTCGTTCAGGAGCGAATCCGCATGCTCATCGACACGTCGACAAGCCGTCCCGGCACCCAGACCCGGCCGACCGCCCCCAGCGGGCGGCGGCACGACGACGCACCCGACACGGCCGAATACTTCGCCCGTCTCGCCACGCTGGAGGACGGCCCCGAGCGGGACCTGCTCCGCGACGAACTCGTCACCGCGTGGCTGCCCATGGCCCATCGGATCGCCGGCCGGTTCCGCGACCGCGGCGAGTCCGTGGAGGACCTGCGCCAGGTCGCGGCCCTCGGCCTCGTCAAGGCGATCGACCGCTTCGACCCGGAGCGTGGCGCCTTCGAAAGCTACGCGGTGCCCACCATCACCGGTGAGGTCAAGCGGCACTTCCGGGACCGGATGTGGGCCCTGAGGGTGCCCCGCCGGGTGCAGGAACTGCGCAACAAGGTCCGGGTGGCCCGCCGGGAACTCACCCAGACTCCCGGCACCCCGGAACCCACGGTGGCCGACCTCGCCGCGCACACCGGACTCACCGAGGACGAGGTGAGCGCCGGAATCGAAGCCCTCGAAAGCTTCAGCACCCTCTCCCTGGACGCCGAACTCTCGGGCGACGAGGACGGCTACAGCCTCGCCGACACGCTCGGTGCCTCCGACACCTCGTACGACGTCGTGATCGACCGCGAGTCCGCCAAGGAAGGACTGCGCCGGCTGCCCGAACGCGAGCGCGCCATCCTCTACATGCGCTACTTCGAGGACATGACGCAGAGCCGGATCGCGGACCAGCTCGGTATCTCCCAGATGCATGTCTCCCGCCTCATCAGCCGCAGCTGCGCCCGTGTGCGTGCCGAGGCGCTGGGCGGCCGCAAGGGTGCCGACGACCGGCCGTCCGTCGCATGAACCGGTCCGAGCGGACGAGGAGTGAACGAACGATGCTGATCCCCCATCCTGCCGTCCTGAGAAGGCTCGTGGAGGAGTACGAGAACGTGCAGGCCGAGGAGGCGGAGCAGAACGGTGGCCGGATGAGCCCGCGGGCGCAGGACCTGGCGTACACCCTCTGCGTGTCGACCGGCACGCGGGATGTGAGAAGGGCCCTGGACGCGGCACACCGGCTGCTCGCGACCACGACGACACCGCAGGCACCGCCCGAAACCACTGAGATCGGAGTTGGATGACAGCGCCAGGACCAGGGCCAGGACCCGGGGCGACGGGCGACGAGCCGGAGCGCGAAGAGCTGGAACGGCTGCGGGCACAGGTGCGGGACCTCAGGGCCAAGGCCCGCGCCTACCCGCAGATATCGCATGCGCAGGGCATCCTCCAGGAGCGCTACGGGCTGCCCGACGCGGACAGCGCGTTCGCACTCCTGCAGCAGACCTCGCAGCGGCTCAACGTCAAGATGCGGATCCTGTCCGGGGCCGTGGCGACCGTCCCGCGCCCGGACCCGGGGGAACAGCTGTGGTTCCCCCAGCGCGTCCGCCTCCCGGAGCCCGCGCTGCGCTTCGAGGCCGACCGCCCGCCGGAACCCGGCAACCGCGGTGCCGTCCTGGGCGCCGTACTGAGCCAGACGCTGGCGGTCGTCGGCACCGACATGGGAAACGTCCAGGTGGCCGACCGGGCCAGGCGCGGTCTGGTCATCGAGAAGCACACGGGGCTGACCGCGGACTTCGTCGACTTCTTCGCCTACGTCGGGCCGACCGGCACCGCCTGTGCGAAGGCCGCCCGCGACGGCACCCAGGTCACCGTGCGGGACGTGGAGAGCGACCCGGTCTTCGACGAGCCGTCGAGGGCGGCGATCCTCGCGGCCGGCAGCAGGGCCTGTCACAGCGTGCCGCTCACGACCGCGGCGGGTCTGTGCGTGGGCATGGTCTCCGCCCACTCCGAACACACCCTCCAAGGGCTGACCAGGGCCCAGCTGAAGGTCCTGGACGTGGTGGGCGGCGACGGCGGCCGATGGCTCGCATGGCACGACCGCACCGTGGTCCTGGACGCCCTGGAGTATCTGCACGCCCTGGGCCGTCGCATGCGGGGCACGCGGATGCGAAGGGCATGAACACACGACGGTGTGCCCGTCCGGCGTCGGGGCATTCGGATTCGGGGAGGTCCTCATGAACACGAGTGCCATGGCGCGGACAGGCCGGCTGGAGGCCGAGCGGGCAGCGCGCGGTTCGGTGACCGGGGGCGCCGCCCGGGCGGGGCTCGCCGCACGCGGCGCCATCTACCTGCTGGTCGGCGCCCTGGCCCTGCAGATCGCCTTCGGAGACGGCAACCGGCAGGCGGACCGCGGCGGCGCCCTGGCCACCCTCGCCGGGCAGCCGTTCGGCGCCGTACTGCTGTGGGCGCTCGGCCTCGGACTGGCCGGCATGGCGTTGTGGCGGCTGTCGGAGGCCCTGTTCGGCTCGGTCGGACCGGACGGCCGTACACCGCGAAAGCGGCTGCTCGCGGCGGTCCGGTGCGTCTTCTACGTGTTCGTCGCCTACTCCGTGCTGAGGTTCGCGGCCGGCCCCCACGGCGGCGGCGGTGGATCGAGCGACAAGCAGTCCCGCGATGTCACGGCCAGGGTCCTGGACCTGCCCGCCGGGCAGTGGCTGGTGGGCGCGGCCGGAGTCGGCGTGGTCGTGGGCGGCGTGTGGATCGCCGCACGGGCCCTGCGGCGCGACTACCGCGACGAGCTCAGGCTCGGCCGGATGTCCCGATGGTCCCGACGGTTCGTGGACGTCACCGGAGTGGGCGGCGGCGCGGCACGCGGTGTGGTGTTCGCCGCCGCCGGCGCCTTCGCGGTGCGTGCCGCGGTCGACTACCGGCCGGACCGGGCCAAGGGACTCGACGACACCCTGCGCTCGTTCGCCCACACCCCGCTCGGCCCGTCGCTGCTCGTCTGCGTCGCGGCCGGTTTCGTACTGTTCGGTCTGTTCTCTTTCGCCCTGGCTCGCTGGCGCAGGGTCTGACGCGCGGCACACGGGGAACACGGGGGGCATGAACGAATCCGAGTTTCCACCGGAGCACCGACCCGTCGATGTCTACCTCGGTCTTCTGCGTACCCGGATGGACACGGAGGACTACAGCCGGCTCCTCGGCGTGGTCGAACCGATCCTGGAGGCGATCGAGGAGGAACGCCTTCCCGGCATGGACTTCGCGCTGGACGGGGACCATGGGGACGGCCTGTCCCAGGAGGTGCGCGACGAGGCGGCCCTGGTCATCGCCGCCGCGGTCACCGGCAGACTGGACAACGAGGTGGTCGAGATCGACCTCGAAGGAACGGGTCCTGTCAGGGTGATCACCGACGCGGACACCGCCTCCGACCCGGCACGGCTGGGCGAGATCGCCGACTACATCCGCGACCGGCACCGGCAGAACGAGGAACTGCGCGGCATCGCCGAGGTGAGCGGCCTGCCCACCGACTTCTGAAGGACGGTCACCGTTTGGGCGCCGCCACCGGCACCTCCAGCGGCCGGGCCAGGCCCACCACCGCCTCGTCGAGGCGCTGCAGATGCCTGAGCACCCGGTCGGTGATGCGCCCGTATCGCGAGGTGCCGGGCAGCTCGGACTCCAGGAGCGCCGCGATGCTCGCCCCGGTCCCGACCTCGACGGCGGCCCGGTCGTCCGCGACCCGCGCGGCGATCGCCCCGATGTTGCGCAGAATGCGCTGCCCGGCCCGCCGCAGACGGGGATCCGCCGCGATGGAGGGATGCGTGGGCAGCAGCTCGGCCATCGCGGCCAGCGAGCGCGCGTGGTACGCGCAGGTCTCCAGGAGCGCCACGACATAGCGGGCGGTGTTGCGCCGCGCCCGCATCGGGGTGACCGGGTGGGTGAGCGGCTGGGTGGCGGCCCGCAGGTCGGCCAACGCCTGGTCCAGGTCGCGCGCCCTGTCGAGCAGCTCGGCCGGGTCACCGCCGCTGAGCTGCTCGACCGCTGCCTCGGTGACCTCCGCGAGCCGGTCCAGCACGGTGACGAGCAGGTCGTTGGTACGGCGGTCCGTGTGCACCGGCAGGACGAACGCCGCCGCGATGATCCCGCAGGCCGCGCCGAGCGCCGTCTCCTCCACCCGCAGCACCAGCACCGACAGGCTGTAGGTGTGCAGCAGCGTGTACAGCACACCCAGCGCGGCGGTCACGAAGAAGGACATCAGCGTGTACGACAGCGGCGCCGTGTAGAACATCGCGAACACGCACAGCAGCACCAGCCCGAACGCCGTCCAGGTGTGGTGTCCGACGAGCCCCGCGAGCAGCAGACCGGCAACGACGCCCAGAACGGTGCCCAGCAGCCGCCGGTAGCCCTTGACGAGGATCTCGCCGGTCGAGGCGGTGTTGATGAACACGATCCAGCAGGTCAGCACCGCCCAGTACCAGCGCTGGCCGGAGAGGAACTCACCGCCCACGATGGCCAGCGACGACCCCACCGCGACCTGCACGGCGGCACGCGTGGTGGGCCTGTCCAGCCCCCTCGCCGTCTCCTCCGCGGCCTCCTCTCCCGCGTCGATCGCCGCGTCCTCGGCGTCCAGCTCCTCGCGTGAACGGGCCGTCGACGGGGTGTCTTCCGAGTCGTCCTGCGGCCCGCCGAGCGCGATCCGCAGCCCGAGCACCGCGCGGGCGGCCTCGCCGATGCCGCGGAACACGTCCTGCACGGCGGGCGAGGCCTTCGGGAGGTTCTCCTCGTCGCGGTAGCCGAGGAGCCGGTTGCGCAGATGGGCCAGGCCGGTCCCGGTGCCCACGGACACGGGCCGCAGCACCAGCAGGCGCAGCGCCTCCAGGTCGCGGTACAACGTGGCGGTCGCCTCGTCGGGCACCGGCAGATGCCCGCCCGGCGGGACGGGCGCGCCCGGCAGATGCAGGGTCAGCGTGTCCGCCCGCTCGGCACTGCGGGCGGTGAGCAACAGCAGGCCCAGACGTTCGGCGGCGATCTCGGCGTCCGCGATCCGGCGCTGCACGAGCCGCGCCGCCGCCTCGTCGGAGGTTCCCTCCTCCAGCCTGCCCTGGATCATCATGGCCGTGTCGTGCAGACGCGCGGTGCCGTCGCGCACGTCCTGCAGCGCCTTGTCGATGTCGTCCGGCCCGGCGTCCAGCAGGCCGAGCTGCGCGGTCACCAGCTGTGCCAGCCGGGCGCGGAAGGCGTCGCGCAGCCGTTCCAGGATCCCCGCGGGCGTCTCGGGTACGAGCGCGAAGCGCACCACGGCGCTGGACGCGACCGCGATGGCGACCACGCCCCACAGCTTCGGCAGCGCCGACAGGCTCACGCCGACGAACAGGGACATGAAGTAGACCTGGAAGCCGATCAGCCCGAGCGCGGTGCCCCGGTCGCCGAACCGCCGGATGTAGACGGCAAAGAAGATGAGGACGACGAAGAACAGGTCACCGCCCACGACCCGGGAGTGCAGGACCGCGGCCAGCGACACCGAGGCGAGCGCCACCGCGAGGCCCAGCGCCAGCGTGACGGCCTGCGCGGCGCGCTGCTTCTCCCGGATGGCGAAGGTGGAGACCATGGCCGCGATGGCACCCGCCACCAGCAGGCGCACGTCGGCACCCAGCAGGGAGAGCACGGCCAGCGTGAGAGCGATGGCGCCCACCGTCCGCAGGCCCGCGGCCAACCGCAGCAACCCGGGATCGTTGGCCGCGACGAGATCGCGCAGCCGTCCCCGGACCGACCCACCCGCTGCCCTCACGCCGCCGTACTCACTCCCGCTTCACGTCATGATCCGGATCTCAGCATGTCACGGCGCGACCGGAC
It encodes:
- a CDS encoding saccharopine dehydrogenase family protein; this encodes MRVLLVGAGGVGTAVTRIAARRSFFDAMVVADYDPARAEAAVAALGGEGARFRAERVDAGDEEAVAELLGRHDCDVLLNATDPRFVMPLFRAARRAGATYLDMAMSLSHPHAERPYEECGVKLGDDQFAQAEEWEKAGALALVGMGVEPGLSDVFARFAADELFDEIEEIGIRDGANLTVDGYDFAPSFSIWTTIEECLNPPVVYEADRGWFTTEPFSEPEVFDFPEGIGPVECVNVEHEEVLLVPRWVQARRVTFKYGLGREFIETLKTLHLLGLDRTGPVTVPSAAGPVAVSPRDVVAACLPDPATLGERMHGKTCAGTWVRGTKDGKPREVYLYHVVDNQWSMAEYGSQAVVWQTAVNPVVALELLSTGAWSGSGVLGPEAFPAHPFLDLLTAYGSPWGMREE
- a CDS encoding TetR/AcrR family transcriptional regulator; the encoded protein is MPKPVVPEEKRRRRRPTKSGTVLSERLIVETALRMLREHGSAGLTARRLGLALDADPSTLYRYFSGMDDLTLAIGDALIGEALDGWRPTGEWRADLRAVGLRIHAAYVAHPQAAVLTTSRVTGRTNELAADEAVLDILRTAGFPLPDTVRIYHAFIDQTLAFAALDAASLALPSDALRADETMWRSTYAHLPRTTHPRIAEAAPLLAARMVDSAYPTALEMLLDNAAAQLESLGARGTDRSTDRSPRR
- a CDS encoding MFS transporter, whose translation is MDTSESSTEPQTPDPVAADPPRRGWRRWAMDTRPLRIPAYRRLWSSTIVTAVGSQLTAVAVPKQIYDITGSSAWVGAASLAGLLPLIVFALWGGAVADSMDRRKLLLITNSGIAVTSLLFWLQAFAGLESVVALMVLLAVQQAFWGLNAPARNASIARLVPEGQLPAANALGSTVMQTGQVVGPLLAGALIPVIGLPELYLIDAVALCVTVWAVYKLPTLPPRAGSTTRRAGVREIAEGFRYISMHKVLLLSFLADIIAMVFGMPRALFPQLAAQTFGSYGEGLALGLLFAAIPIGAVLGGLFSGTFSRARRHGWMVIGAVVAWGAAITGFGLSGNLWLAAAFLALAGVADMVSMVFRGAILLSAATDEMRGRMQGVFTVVVAGGPRLADVLHGTAGSALGPRTAVAGGGLLVVAVMLSLAAAVPALRRYRI
- a CDS encoding cyclic nucleotide-binding domain-containing protein yields the protein MTKAIKLLTALPPPQRQSLMALAREVSFPEDTRIFEAGGRADRFWVIRSGAVSLDQRVNSLQRVTVASLGAGDLLGWSWLFPPHEWDFGAEAFSPVRAYEFEAAAVLRLCEEDTHLGLALVRNVAEILAHRLETTRGKLMEQHSISRRSAF
- a CDS encoding ATP-binding protein — protein: MCEEHRTEPALERPGAQQTRPSRWCKPAEARRAVERAVTERCRLTHTTCDPEALCDALLVATELTTNAILHGGGVTDFSVDVLGTGVRVSVCDRSDRLPVSRQPADPLRRQHPGGHGWPIVCRLARDVRVSELPAGGKCITAVVALD
- a CDS encoding SigB/SigF/SigG family RNA polymerase sigma factor, with the translated sequence MLIDTSTSRPGTQTRPTAPSGRRHDDAPDTAEYFARLATLEDGPERDLLRDELVTAWLPMAHRIAGRFRDRGESVEDLRQVAALGLVKAIDRFDPERGAFESYAVPTITGEVKRHFRDRMWALRVPRRVQELRNKVRVARRELTQTPGTPEPTVADLAAHTGLTEDEVSAGIEALESFSTLSLDAELSGDEDGYSLADTLGASDTSYDVVIDRESAKEGLRRLPERERAILYMRYFEDMTQSRIADQLGISQMHVSRLISRSCARVRAEALGGRKGADDRPSVA
- a CDS encoding DUF5133 domain-containing protein, producing the protein MLIPHPAVLRRLVEEYENVQAEEAEQNGGRMSPRAQDLAYTLCVSTGTRDVRRALDAAHRLLATTTTPQAPPETTEIGVG
- a CDS encoding ANTAR domain-containing protein; amino-acid sequence: MTAPGPGPGPGATGDEPEREELERLRAQVRDLRAKARAYPQISHAQGILQERYGLPDADSAFALLQQTSQRLNVKMRILSGAVATVPRPDPGEQLWFPQRVRLPEPALRFEADRPPEPGNRGAVLGAVLSQTLAVVGTDMGNVQVADRARRGLVIEKHTGLTADFVDFFAYVGPTGTACAKAARDGTQVTVRDVESDPVFDEPSRAAILAAGSRACHSVPLTTAAGLCVGMVSAHSEHTLQGLTRAQLKVLDVVGGDGGRWLAWHDRTVVLDALEYLHALGRRMRGTRMRRA
- a CDS encoding DUF1206 domain-containing protein, which encodes MNTSAMARTGRLEAERAARGSVTGGAARAGLAARGAIYLLVGALALQIAFGDGNRQADRGGALATLAGQPFGAVLLWALGLGLAGMALWRLSEALFGSVGPDGRTPRKRLLAAVRCVFYVFVAYSVLRFAAGPHGGGGGSSDKQSRDVTARVLDLPAGQWLVGAAGVGVVVGGVWIAARALRRDYRDELRLGRMSRWSRRFVDVTGVGGGAARGVVFAAAGAFAVRAAVDYRPDRAKGLDDTLRSFAHTPLGPSLLVCVAAGFVLFGLFSFALARWRRV
- a CDS encoding FUSC family protein; protein product: MRAAGGSVRGRLRDLVAANDPGLLRLAAGLRTVGAIALTLAVLSLLGADVRLLVAGAIAAMVSTFAIREKQRAAQAVTLALGLAVALASVSLAAVLHSRVVGGDLFFVVLIFFAVYIRRFGDRGTALGLIGFQVYFMSLFVGVSLSALPKLWGVVAIAVASSAVVRFALVPETPAGILERLRDAFRARLAQLVTAQLGLLDAGPDDIDKALQDVRDGTARLHDTAMMIQGRLEEGTSDEAAARLVQRRIADAEIAAERLGLLLLTARSAERADTLTLHLPGAPVPPGGHLPVPDEATATLYRDLEALRLLVLRPVSVGTGTGLAHLRNRLLGYRDEENLPKASPAVQDVFRGIGEAARAVLGLRIALGGPQDDSEDTPSTARSREELDAEDAAIDAGEEAAEETARGLDRPTTRAAVQVAVGSSLAIVGGEFLSGQRWYWAVLTCWIVFINTASTGEILVKGYRRLLGTVLGVVAGLLLAGLVGHHTWTAFGLVLLCVFAMFYTAPLSYTLMSFFVTAALGVLYTLLHTYSLSVLVLRVEETALGAACGIIAAAFVLPVHTDRRTNDLLVTVLDRLAEVTEAAVEQLSGGDPAELLDRARDLDQALADLRAATQPLTHPVTPMRARRNTARYVVALLETCAYHARSLAAMAELLPTHPSIAADPRLRRAGQRILRNIGAIAARVADDRAAVEVGTGASIAALLESELPGTSRYGRITDRVLRHLQRLDEAVVGLARPLEVPVAAPKR